The bacterium genomic interval AGGGGGTCTACGCCAAGAACGCCTGGGTGTTCGGCGCCATCCCCTCCATGCACGCCGGCTTCCCCTTCCTGGTGGTGTGGTACGCCCGGACGATCCTCAAAAAGGGTTTGATCCCCCTCGTCTTCTTCATGCTCCTGGTCTGGTTCTCGGCGGTCTACCTGGCCCACCACTACGTGATTGACCTCATCGCGGGCGTTTTCTATGTCTGCGTGGCCATTCTGATTCACCGCTTATTATGCCCCAACAAGAGGAAGGCCTCATCACACGCTTCGTCCGCCTGACGCTTCGACGCCCGAAAGCCGCATTGGCCGTCGCCGCCCTGATGACGCTGGCGGCCGGATGGCTGACGCAGCGGATCGCCATCCGCTCCAATTTCAGCGATCTCCTGCCGAACGACCATCCGAGCGTCGTGCAGGCCAAGGAGCTGGAAAAGATCGTGGGCGGAGCGAGTTTCGTCGTCGTCGCGGTGGAGGCCGGGAAGACCCCCCGGGCCGCCGCGGCCGCCGACCGCTTTTTGACCGACCTCCGCGCCCGCCTGGAGCCGGCTCAGGCACGCCTGGGCCTGAGGTCGATCGACGACCGTCCGCCCTCGGACTTCCTCCGCAAATCGTCTCTGCTCTACCTGTCGCTCGAGGACCTGGACCGGCTCCGGGAAAAGATCAAGTTCCGGATCGGTTCCGAGAAGCTGAAAAGAATGAAGCTTCTGATCGACTTCGACGAGGACTCGTTCGACCAGGACATCGACGAGATCAAAGGCCGGTACGCCACCTACCTGAATCCGGCGCCGCGCTACCAGAACAAGGACGGCACGCTGTTCGCCTCTCTCCTCAAGCCCGACTGGAGGACGACAGACGTCAACCGCACGCAAGACCTGCTCAAAGCGCTCGGGGACACGGTCGGCGGGTTGCATCCGGAACGTTACGACCCGAGCCTCAATGTCCGCTTCACGGGCCCCTACGTCAAGCAGGCCACGCAGAAAAAAATCCTCTTGAAGGACGCCGCCCTCGTTTCCTCGCTTTCGTTCATCGGCTCACTGCTTTACCTCATCTTCCACTTCCGCCGGAAGCGGGCGGTTTTCCTGATCGGCGTCCCTTTGGTGATGAGCCAGATCTGGTCGCTGGGGGCCGCCTATCTCCTGTTCGGCTCGCTCAATCTTTTCAGTTCCGCCACCTGCGCGATCCTGCTGGGATTGGCGGCGGACTACGGCATCCACTTCTATTCGGAATATCAGCGGCACCGGAATCTGGGCGAGAACGCGGAAGAGGCCCTGGCCACGTCGATCGGCCACCTCGGACGAGCCTTCGTAGCGGCCTCCTCGACCACCGCGGCGGCCTTCCTCGCGCTCGCCTTCTCGAGCTTCAAGGCCTTCCGCGAGACGGGACTCATCGCGGGCATCGGCATCCTCCTGTGCGGCGCGGCCTTCGTTTTCGTCCTGCCTCCCCTCGCCCTGCTCATCGAGAGGCGCTTTCCGGAAAAGCTCAAGGCGCGCGTCACGTCCGCGGAATGGACCGAGGAACGGCAGCATTTTTCGCGACGCTGGATGCATTGGGTGTTCTCGCCCAAGAATCTCGTCCTGACGGGCGCCGTGCTGCTCCTGCCGTTCGCGGCCGTCCTTTTCGGGCGCCTCGGCTTCGACTTCAACCTGAACAACATCATGGGGCGCCCCGGGCTCCAAGAAACCAAGGAGCTGGACGGCCGCATCGACGGCATCTTCAACCATTCGGTGAATCCCGAGGTGGCGCTGGCCGCGAATTTCGAGGACGCGAAGAAGGTCGCGGGCAGAATCCGCGACGTCCAAGACAAGAACAAGGCCACGCCCGAAGGCACCACGATCCGCGGCGCCCTCTCCTTGGGCGATTTCGTCCCCGGCAACCAGGAGGCCAAGCTCGAAAAGATCGCGGCCATACGGTCTCTCTTCACGCCGGCCATCGTCAAAGCCCTGACGGGAGAGGACGCGAAGGCCTACGCCTCGCTCGAGCCGATGCTCGATCCCAAACCCATCACGCTGGAGACGGTGCCCGACCAGATCAAGAGCAAGTTCCAGGACCGCGAGGGTTCGGTCGGCCGGATCGTGTTC includes:
- a CDS encoding MMPL family transporter; the encoded protein is MPQQEEGLITRFVRLTLRRPKAALAVAALMTLAAGWLTQRIAIRSNFSDLLPNDHPSVVQAKELEKIVGGASFVVVAVEAGKTPRAAAAADRFLTDLRARLEPAQARLGLRSIDDRPPSDFLRKSSLLYLSLEDLDRLREKIKFRIGSEKLKRMKLLIDFDEDSFDQDIDEIKGRYATYLNPAPRYQNKDGTLFASLLKPDWRTTDVNRTQDLLKALGDTVGGLHPERYDPSLNVRFTGPYVKQATQKKILLKDAALVSSLSFIGSLLYLIFHFRRKRAVFLIGVPLVMSQIWSLGAAYLLFGSLNLFSSATCAILLGLAADYGIHFYSEYQRHRNLGENAEEALATSIGHLGRAFVAASSTTAAAFLALAFSSFKAFRETGLIAGIGILLCGAAFVFVLPPLALLIERRFPEKLKARVTSAEWTEERQHFSRRWMHWVFSPKNLVLTGAVLLLPFAAVLFGRLGFDFNLNNIMGRPGLQETKELDGRIDGIFNHSVNPEVALAANFEDAKKVAGRIRDVQDKNKATPEGTTIRGALSLGDFVPGNQEAKLEKIAAIRSLFTPAIVKALTGEDAKAYASLEPMLDPKPITLETVPDQIKSKFQDREGSVGRIVFIFPNFDMSRADRFMRFVEEIREVRCESCSGPFYASGESTVFYEIVKMLFVQSRYVMGFTLAMLLAALWMNFHSLKATLTVFAPLVVGLLATFGWMALTGLKLNIINMAAIPVILGTADDYGVHFFQRYLDDPKGSLHDSYSVTFRPILGAALTTLIGFGSLAFADMGGIRSFGIVCVVGIGLCTLTTLLWFPALLALQKRRKEKRLPREESLKTAKPLTLALLLMLAPLPALAADYSTANVPVDDPVYRDIDR